In Pseudobacteroides sp., the genomic window ACTGCTGATGAGTGTTATACTGGTATTTTTCAGTGCCTGCGGCAAGAGTGACTACCAGAAAGTTCGCTTAAGTGAAGTTACCCGGTCTGTATTCTATGCTCCGCAGTATGTTGCATTAAATCAAGGTTTTTTTAAGGAAGAAGGCCTTGAGATTGAGTTAAGCAACGGTCAGGGAGCGGATAAGGTAATGACATCTGTTTTATCAGGTCAGGTTGATATCGGTTTTTCTGGGCCGGAGGCAGCCATATATGTATATAATGAAGGTAAGGAAGACCATGCAATTGTTTTCGCACAGCTTACCAAGCGTGACGGCTCCTTCCTTGTAGGAAGAAAGCCCGAGCCTGACTTTAAATGGAGTTATGTAAAAGGAAAAACTATAATAGGGGGGCGAAAAGGCGGAGTCCCTGAAATGACTCTTGAGTATGTTTTGAAGCAAAACGGTGTAATACCGGGACAGGATGTTAAAATCGACACAAGCGTGCAGTTTGCACTTATGGCAGGTGCTTTTACGGGAGGTCAGGGGGATTATGTAACGCTGTTTGAGCCTGTGGCTTCCAGTGTAGAAAAAGAGGGAAAAGGCTATATACTGGCATCTATAGGCAAGGATAGCGGAGAAATACCGTATACTGCTTACTACGCAAAGAAAAGCTATATAGAGAAAAACAAAGAGGTAATGCAGAAGTTTACCAATGCCATATATAAAGGCCAAAAATGGGTTCAAAGCCATACCCCTGAAGAAATAGCAAACGCTATTAAGTCATCATTCCCCGATTCCGACTTGGAAACACTTACACAAGTAGCAAAAAGGTATAAGGAAACCGACTCATGGTGCCAGGTGCCTGCAATGAACAAGGATTCCCTTGGATTATTGCAAAAGGTTATGAAATGGGCAGGAGAACTGCAAAAGGAAGCACCCTATGAAAAAATTGTAACAACGGAGTTTGCCGATATAGCTTATGAAAAAATAAAATAGCATTAATGGTTTGATAGAGACTGTACATATGCGAGGGTACGATTGAGCCCTCGTTTTTTAAATGTCTAGGAAATTATGGTGTATGCACACCACAATTTCTAACGACAACGATCAAGGTTGCAAAATCACTTGGTGATTTTATTCCTCCGTATATTTCTTGTAAATGGCATCCATTTTTGCTTTTAGGCTTTCTATATCTGGCCTGGAGTCTGTAAAAATGGTTTCTTCTATAATATTGTTCAATATAGAAGCTTTTAACTCAGCATTTTGAATTTCAAGGATTACCTTTTTCCTAAACTCCTTTAGGTATGATATGACTTCTTCATTTATATTATCATCAATGATATTATCTAGTTTTTTTCGAATATGTTTCGAAAGTGCCGGATAGCCTCCCGATGTTGAAATACCTATTACAAGATCTCCTCTTTTAACTAATGAAGGAAAGAAGAATGTACATCTTTTGGGGTCATCCACTACATTTACAAGCACTCCATGGTTTACCGCATCGTTATAAATCAATTCATTAACCGATTCATCGGATGTGGCGGCAATAATCATAAAAGCATCCTTAATATCCGATGGTTTATAGAAGCGACTAATATGGGTAAGTTTACCTGATTCCTTCAGGGTGTTGATTGAATAGGTGATTTCTGGGCTTATGACAACTATGTCGCCGTTAAAACGATCTAACATCTCAATTTTTCTGGAAGCAACCTTCCCGCCTCCAACTACAATACACTTTTTGCCTTTTAAATCAACAAATAAGGGGAATGATGGCATTTAAACCTCCTTGATAAATAATATCTATTAAAAGTGATCAATAGCTCTATTAATTTGGTTATTCTTGATATTATATTAAAAATATAAAATTTTGTAAAATAAATTATATTTCAATTGTAAGAATTGAGAAAATGATTTAAACTATAGAAAAGTGAATACAGACCCAAAAACCCCTTAACCATATTAAATAGTGTAGTTGGGAGGTTTTTTGATATCTATATATGAGGACACGGAGATAAATGTATGAACTTACTTGTTGTTGGAGTAAATTATAGAAAAACACCAGTTGAAATCAGAGAAA contains:
- a CDS encoding bifunctional precorrin-2 dehydrogenase/sirohydrochlorin ferrochelatase, with protein sequence MPSFPLFVDLKGKKCIVVGGGKVASRKIEMLDRFNGDIVVISPEITYSINTLKESGKLTHISRFYKPSDIKDAFMIIAATSDESVNELIYNDAVNHGVLVNVVDDPKRCTFFFPSLVKRGDLVIGISTSGGYPALSKHIRKKLDNIIDDNINEEVISYLKEFRKKVILEIQNAELKASILNNIIEETIFTDSRPDIESLKAKMDAIYKKYTEE
- a CDS encoding ABC transporter substrate-binding protein translates to MSVILVFFSACGKSDYQKVRLSEVTRSVFYAPQYVALNQGFFKEEGLEIELSNGQGADKVMTSVLSGQVDIGFSGPEAAIYVYNEGKEDHAIVFAQLTKRDGSFLVGRKPEPDFKWSYVKGKTIIGGRKGGVPEMTLEYVLKQNGVIPGQDVKIDTSVQFALMAGAFTGGQGDYVTLFEPVASSVEKEGKGYILASIGKDSGEIPYTAYYAKKSYIEKNKEVMQKFTNAIYKGQKWVQSHTPEEIANAIKSSFPDSDLETLTQVAKRYKETDSWCQVPAMNKDSLGLLQKVMKWAGELQKEAPYEKIVTTEFADIAYEKIK